In Prunus dulcis chromosome 1, ALMONDv2, whole genome shotgun sequence, the following are encoded in one genomic region:
- the LOC117615516 gene encoding protein LIGHT-DEPENDENT SHORT HYPOCOTYLS 4, which produces MDSLPDFNPSNASNSLSININTTTSSSNTVPAASPSSATSSTLSRYENQKRRDWNTFGQYLRNHRPPLSLARCSGAHVLEFLRYLDQFGKTKVHTQLCPFFGHPNPPAPCPCPLRQAWGSLDALIGRLRAAFEEHGGKPEANPFGARAVRLYLREVRDSQAKARGISYEKKKRKRPPQSSSTTSALPVQAILPPTPPSAPPGAS; this is translated from the coding sequence ATGGATTCGCTTCCAGATTTCAACCCTTCCAACGCATCAAACAGTTTAAGCATCAACAtcaacaccaccaccagcaGCTCCAATACAGTACCTGCGGCCTCACCCTCATCAGCCACATCCTCCACTCTCAGCCGCTACGAGAACCAAAAGCGGCGAGACTGGAACACCTTCGGGCAGTACCTACGCAACCACAGGCCACCGCTGTCCCTCGCACGGTGCAGCGGGGCCCACGTGCTTGAGTTCCTCAGGTACCTAGACCAGTTTGGGAAGACCAAAGTGCACACTCAGCTGTGTCCCTTCTTTGGGCATCCAAACCCTCCTGCACCGTGCCCTTGCCCTCTTCGCCAAGCTTGGGGAAGCCTAGATGCCCTCATCGGCCGCCTCCGAGCCGCCTTTGAAGAGCACGGTGGGAAGCCTGAGGCCAACCCTTTTGGGGCTCGTGCTGTGAGGCTTTATCTGCGTGAGGTTCGCGATTCTCAGGCCAAAGCCAGAGGAATTAGCtacgagaagaagaagaggaagcgcCCACCACAGAGTAGTAGTACTACTAGTGCTCTTCCAGTTCAAGCAATATTGCCTCCAACTCCTCCTTCAGCTCCTCCTGGTGCAAGCTAA